In Candidatus Mycalebacterium zealandia, one DNA window encodes the following:
- a CDS encoding metal-dependent transcriptional regulator has product MLNQTTEDYLKTIYELAECSDKVTTKAIAEKLKVSSPSVTEMTRKLAAKKLLVYKPYHGVKLTKAGEKVALEMIRHHRLIELYLQEALGIPWDRVHAEAEKWEHFISEDVEDRMDAKLGFPKVDPHGAQIPTRDGVLPIRRKCETLDTLQAGDKGVVAEVSDHDSELLGYLGNIDIFPRSSIEVRSIEPFDGPMTISVNGHKRIIGKNVAVYISITDIEKKQAEPKRASGGKQ; this is encoded by the coding sequence ATGCTCAACCAGACGACAGAGGACTATCTGAAAACCATTTACGAATTGGCGGAGTGTTCGGACAAGGTTACGACTAAAGCCATAGCGGAAAAACTGAAAGTTTCATCTCCGTCCGTTACTGAGATGACAAGAAAACTCGCCGCGAAAAAACTGCTTGTTTACAAGCCGTATCACGGCGTCAAACTTACCAAGGCGGGCGAGAAGGTGGCACTTGAAATGATAAGGCATCACCGGCTCATAGAGCTTTATCTTCAGGAGGCGCTTGGAATTCCGTGGGACAGGGTTCACGCCGAGGCGGAGAAGTGGGAACATTTCATCTCCGAAGATGTAGAGGACAGAATGGATGCCAAACTCGGATTTCCCAAGGTTGACCCGCATGGGGCGCAGATTCCAACCCGTGACGGTGTTCTTCCGATACGCAGAAAGTGCGAAACTCTGGACACTCTGCAAGCCGGAGACAAAGGGGTTGTTGCGGAAGTGAGTGACCATGATTCCGAACTGCTGGGATATCTTGGAAACATAGATATCTTCCCCCGCAGCAGCATTGAGGTTAGGAGTATAGAGCCGTTTGACGGACCGATGACTATCAGCGTCAACGGGCACAAACGCATTATCGGCAAAAACGTGGCAGTTTACATTTCCATTACCGACATAGAGAAAAAACAAGCGGAGCCGAAGAGGGCCTCGGGAGGTAAACAATGA
- a CDS encoding manganese transporter, translating to MRLAVLFSAFALFFTPVPSVAHHHFADETRHGVINVVSTTGIINDIVKNVGGKKVSTTALMGPGIDPHLYRATAGDVKTLARADVVFHHGLHLEGKLSDLLNGMRARGINTVAVTDEIPKSMLLSAGVPGNYDPHVWFDPNLWSMSVRAVARTLSEIDPANSAFYSANASDYIAALSEVDGYARRKFSAIPENLRFIVTSHDAFAYFGRAYGFEVTALQGVSTASEAAISDIHRVVDVIVNNRLPAIFTESSVSPRYIKAVKEAVEYSGVLIKIGGQLYSDALGGKDSEQDTFYGMFKHNVDVIYGSLSTNTERELATAPKIQDPGL from the coding sequence ATGAGACTTGCGGTTTTATTTTCGGCGTTTGCGCTGTTTTTCACGCCCGTTCCCTCTGTTGCCCATCACCATTTTGCGGACGAAACACGGCACGGCGTTATAAATGTTGTTTCCACAACAGGCATTATCAATGACATTGTCAAAAATGTGGGAGGCAAAAAGGTTTCCACGACCGCGCTTATGGGGCCCGGCATTGACCCCCACCTTTACAGGGCAACCGCCGGAGACGTCAAAACGCTCGCCCGCGCCGATGTTGTTTTTCATCACGGGCTTCACCTTGAGGGGAAACTTTCCGATTTGCTGAACGGAATGCGGGCAAGGGGCATCAACACGGTTGCTGTTACCGATGAAATTCCCAAATCCATGCTGCTTTCCGCAGGTGTGCCGGGCAATTACGACCCGCATGTGTGGTTTGACCCGAATCTGTGGAGTATGTCGGTGCGCGCAGTTGCTCGTACGCTTTCGGAAATAGATCCCGCGAACTCCGCTTTTTACTCGGCCAACGCGAGTGACTACATCGCTGCTCTTTCAGAGGTTGACGGTTACGCCAGACGGAAGTTTTCAGCCATTCCGGAAAATCTTAGGTTTATAGTCACTTCGCATGACGCGTTTGCGTATTTCGGCAGGGCTTACGGCTTTGAGGTAACTGCACTTCAAGGTGTCAGCACGGCTTCGGAAGCGGCAATTTCAGACATCCACAGAGTGGTCGACGTGATTGTGAACAACCGGCTTCCCGCGATTTTTACCGAATCGTCAGTTTCCCCGCGCTATATCAAGGCGGTCAAAGAGGCGGTGGAATATTCAGGGGTTTTAATCAAAATCGGTGGGCAACTCTACTCGGATGCGCTTGGTGGCAAGGATTCTGAGCAGGACACCTTTTACGGAATGTTCAAACACAACGTTGATGTGATTTACGGCTCTCTTTCAACAAACACCGAGCGAGAGCTTGCGACCGCGCCAAAAATTCAGGACCCGGGCCTTTGA
- a CDS encoding ATP-binding cassette domain-containing protein → MENPLEVKGLTVAYSGLVALWNISLTVPRGSLTAVVGPNGAGKSTLIKAVQNLVPRAAGEVRIFGKLYDELRKSVAYVPQRGNVDWNFPASVFDVVQMGTYASLGWMKRPGEIERRKTFAALERTAMEEFADRQIGELSGGQQQRVFVARALVQDADLYLMDEPFQGVDSVTEITIANIMREMSRNGKTMIVVHHDLQTVPDYFDRAALINREIVACGAVSEVFNGENIGVTYGAGG, encoded by the coding sequence ATGGAAAATCCACTTGAAGTCAAAGGGCTGACTGTCGCGTATTCGGGATTGGTCGCATTGTGGAATATTTCATTGACTGTTCCGCGAGGGTCTTTAACTGCCGTAGTGGGTCCTAACGGAGCGGGCAAAAGCACCCTTATAAAAGCCGTTCAAAACCTTGTGCCCAGAGCCGCGGGTGAAGTCCGGATTTTCGGAAAACTCTATGACGAGTTGAGAAAATCGGTCGCATACGTGCCGCAGCGTGGCAACGTTGACTGGAACTTTCCCGCCAGTGTTTTTGATGTGGTTCAGATGGGAACCTACGCTTCTCTGGGCTGGATGAAGAGACCCGGAGAGATAGAGAGGCGGAAAACCTTTGCCGCGCTTGAAAGAACGGCGATGGAGGAGTTTGCCGACCGGCAGATAGGTGAGCTTTCAGGCGGACAACAGCAAAGGGTTTTTGTGGCGCGCGCCCTTGTTCAAGATGCGGATTTGTATCTTATGGACGAGCCGTTTCAGGGCGTTGACAGCGTTACGGAAATAACAATCGCGAATATTATGCGCGAGATGAGTCGGAACGGAAAAACAATGATAGTGGTTCACCATGACCTTCAAACCGTACCGGATTATTTTGACCGCGCGGCGTTGATAAACAGGGAAATTGTCGCCTGCGGAGCGGTTTCGGAGGTGTTTAACGGAGAAAACATCGGCGTGACTTACGGTGCCGGAGGTTAG
- a CDS encoding iron chelate uptake ABC transporter family permease subunit, with protein sequence MPEVRARMWIFSELFSNYTVAVVVCGAIFLGLTAGACGTVVFVRKETLLADAVSHGCLPGIALGFMVAQGKSPSMLLVGALLTAFVTVGFVRLARSVSAVRFDSALAMGVSISFGVGIVLLTAIQSSGASGQAGLDRFLFGQASAMSLDDVKTIFIMGAVCALSLAVFWKHIKIVCFDREYAESSGFSVRAVGFFLNAFLVAATVIGIETVGVVLMCSMMVAPAIAARHLTDTMGKMTVLAALIGAVGGVLGVIGSWKIDNLPTGPAIVVCVTVAALAAILFSPKNGILARRARFESAGVENEPRS encoded by the coding sequence GTGCCGGAGGTTAGGGCGCGCATGTGGATTTTTTCCGAACTGTTTTCGAACTACACGGTTGCCGTGGTTGTGTGTGGCGCGATTTTTCTCGGATTGACCGCAGGCGCCTGCGGAACTGTCGTGTTTGTGAGGAAGGAAACACTTCTTGCGGACGCGGTTTCGCACGGCTGCCTTCCGGGCATTGCGCTGGGATTTATGGTGGCGCAGGGCAAGTCGCCCTCAATGTTGCTTGTCGGCGCGCTTCTCACGGCGTTTGTGACCGTGGGTTTTGTGCGCCTCGCGCGTTCGGTTTCCGCTGTCAGGTTTGACAGCGCTCTCGCGATGGGTGTTTCAATCTCATTTGGGGTAGGCATTGTTCTTCTTACAGCCATTCAGTCGTCCGGCGCTTCGGGGCAGGCGGGGCTTGACAGGTTTTTGTTCGGTCAGGCAAGCGCGATGTCGCTTGATGACGTAAAAACCATTTTTATCATGGGTGCGGTCTGCGCGCTTTCTCTCGCGGTTTTCTGGAAGCATATCAAAATCGTGTGTTTTGACCGTGAATACGCCGAGTCTTCAGGCTTCAGCGTGCGCGCTGTCGGGTTTTTTCTGAACGCCTTTCTTGTTGCCGCAACCGTAATCGGGATTGAAACCGTGGGCGTTGTGTTGATGTGCTCAATGATGGTGGCTCCGGCAATCGCGGCAAGGCATTTGACGGACACAATGGGCAAGATGACCGTGCTCGCGGCGCTTATCGGTGCCGTGGGCGGAGTTCTCGGGGTGATTGGAAGTTGGAAAATCGACAACCTTCCGACCGGTCCCGCGATTGTCGTGTGCGTTACCGTGGCGGCTCTCGCGGCCATTTTGTTCTCTCCGAAGAATGGCATCTTGGCGCGCCGTGCGAGGTTTGAATCAGCCGGGGTTGAAAATGAGCCCCGAAGTTGA
- a CDS encoding metal ABC transporter permease: protein MASWRAVRGLNQPGLKMSPEVEIQIIAALVSVACATIGIFLVLRKKAMITDSVSHSILPGIAAGFILTGSVTSPLLVFGAFAAAIASVFSSEALARLRLMSNDSAIAFVYPFLFSIGVILVSGYAGNAHLDVDSVLLGELALAPLDRIIIGGTDIGPFALYSSGAIAVLCAVFVAIFYKELKLSAFDESAAKTAGFSKFVFSAAFSAVVCATCIVAFGAVGSVLLIALVATPPCCALLLTDRLGRAIVLSAAIAAACSVTGFHAAVKWNTNIAGAATTVLGVVFILILIFSPRKGIVSSLVENRRREKQIQAALRKLSS from the coding sequence ATGGCATCTTGGCGCGCCGTGCGAGGTTTGAATCAGCCGGGGTTGAAAATGAGCCCCGAAGTTGAAATACAGATAATAGCCGCGCTTGTGTCGGTCGCGTGCGCGACCATTGGGATTTTTCTGGTTCTCAGAAAGAAGGCGATGATTACAGACTCCGTGAGTCACTCAATCCTGCCGGGAATTGCGGCGGGTTTTATTTTGACCGGAAGCGTTACTTCTCCGTTGCTTGTTTTTGGAGCGTTCGCGGCGGCCATTGCAAGTGTTTTTTCGTCTGAAGCGCTCGCTCGCTTGCGCTTGATGTCAAACGACTCGGCAATCGCTTTTGTTTACCCATTTCTTTTCAGCATCGGAGTCATACTTGTTTCGGGATACGCAGGTAACGCCCATCTGGATGTTGATTCGGTTCTGCTCGGAGAATTGGCGCTCGCACCACTTGACAGAATCATTATTGGCGGCACGGACATAGGACCGTTCGCGCTTTATTCATCGGGTGCGATTGCAGTGCTTTGCGCCGTTTTTGTCGCCATTTTCTACAAGGAGTTGAAACTGTCAGCTTTTGATGAGTCTGCGGCGAAAACTGCGGGTTTTTCAAAATTTGTATTTTCCGCCGCTTTCTCGGCGGTGGTCTGCGCCACCTGCATTGTTGCTTTTGGCGCGGTAGGCTCGGTTCTGCTCATAGCTCTTGTGGCGACTCCGCCGTGCTGTGCTTTGCTTCTTACGGACCGGCTCGGAAGGGCAATTGTTTTGAGCGCCGCGATTGCGGCGGCGTGCTCGGTCACGGGGTTTCACGCGGCTGTGAAGTGGAATACAAATATCGCCGGAGCCGCAACCACCGTTTTGGGAGTTGTATTTATTTTGATTCTGATTTTTTCGCCTCGAAAAGGGATTGTTTCAAGCTTGGTTGAAAACCGCAGACGCGAAAAACAGATTCAAGCAGCTCTGCGGAAATTGTCCTCTTAG
- a CDS encoding integration host factor subunit beta, with the protein MTKSDISRNIFYKFRLSATDADAILNTIIDCMSNAIVSGSRVEIRGFGSFYTKACKPYTGRNPRTGENVEVKAKQLPCFRQGKGIRDAFKTLSERESS; encoded by the coding sequence ATGACTAAGTCCGACATCAGCAGAAACATATTCTACAAGTTTCGTCTCTCCGCCACTGACGCGGACGCGATTCTGAACACAATCATAGATTGCATGTCAAACGCGATTGTGTCCGGTTCGCGTGTTGAAATCAGAGGTTTTGGAAGTTTCTACACCAAGGCGTGTAAGCCCTACACGGGCAGAAACCCCCGCACGGGCGAAAACGTTGAAGTGAAGGCAAAGCAATTGCCGTGTTTCAGACAGGGCAAAGGCATCAGAGATGCTTTCAAAACCCTTTCCGAACGGGAATCTTCTTAA
- a CDS encoding peptide deformylase, which produces MALLKILRYPDPKLRKKGVSVGKIDGRIHLLLDNMLETMRDERGVGLSAPQVGENIRVVLVSDTRDFEPAEVPADEDASTDLREEEAPVEMPVIEMINPVIEKSSGLMDEDTEGCLSIPGFTGRVKRSKSVEVKWLCRDGKQHSMTASGFTARIVQHEIDHLDGTLFIDRLSALKKQMMLKKMDKVFGAVSDTPQAPVAKKQKKGAAHE; this is translated from the coding sequence ATGGCTCTGCTGAAAATTCTACGCTATCCAGATCCCAAATTGAGAAAAAAGGGCGTCTCGGTCGGCAAAATTGACGGCCGTATTCACCTCCTTCTTGACAATATGCTTGAGACCATGCGCGATGAGCGGGGAGTGGGACTTTCCGCGCCGCAGGTAGGGGAAAACATAAGGGTTGTTCTTGTGTCTGACACGCGCGATTTTGAGCCTGCGGAGGTTCCCGCGGACGAAGACGCGTCCACTGACCTGAGGGAAGAGGAAGCGCCTGTTGAAATGCCCGTGATTGAGATGATAAACCCCGTCATAGAGAAATCTTCGGGCTTAATGGATGAGGACACCGAGGGCTGCCTCAGTATTCCGGGTTTTACGGGCAGGGTGAAAAGGAGCAAAAGTGTTGAAGTCAAGTGGCTTTGCCGTGACGGAAAACAGCATTCCATGACTGCGAGCGGGTTTACGGCGAGAATAGTTCAACACGAGATTGACCACCTTGACGGAACGCTTTTTATTGACCGTTTGAGCGCTCTTAAAAAACAGATGATGCTGAAAAAAATGGACAAGGTTTTCGGCGCGGTTTCAGACACTCCGCAGGCGCCCGTGGCAAAAAAACAGAAAAAAGGCGCGGCGCACGAATAA
- a CDS encoding aminotransferase class I/II-fold pyridoxal phosphate-dependent enzyme: MASSGEIVLSRLAEGLEPFYVMETLETAARMEKEGIDVIHFEVGHPDLPTAPEVCEAAIEAVKRGETAYAPSTGIDSLKERIAQAHCSRYGLNVTASNVLVTSGSSPALLIAVLCVVNPGDEVVITDPHYACYPGMIKSAGGVPVTVPVYAEEKYQIDMARLKKVLSPRTKAIIINSPSNPTGAIQIEETLAEISSLGIFVISDEIYHGLEYGVKSKSVLNHTNRAVAVNGFSKLCSMTGWRLGYMIAPEPFIRAAQKFQQNLFLCANPFVQRGGEAAVEYVFPQADEIAAIYMKRRDAMIKELSKAGISPCGDPRGAFYVFVKIPGKNTDSRRVASNILEKTHVAVTPGFDFGREGEGHLRFSYATGIDKINEGITRIVDYLQKTL, from the coding sequence ATGGCTTCTTCGGGGGAAATTGTGCTCTCCCGTCTTGCCGAAGGGCTTGAGCCCTTCTACGTGATGGAGACTCTTGAGACGGCGGCACGAATGGAGAAGGAGGGAATTGATGTTATTCATTTTGAGGTGGGGCATCCAGACCTTCCGACTGCGCCCGAAGTTTGCGAAGCGGCGATAGAGGCGGTCAAACGCGGCGAAACGGCTTACGCGCCGAGCACGGGCATTGATTCCTTAAAAGAGCGCATAGCGCAAGCACACTGTTCGAGATACGGCTTGAATGTTACGGCAAGCAATGTGTTGGTAACGTCGGGCAGTTCTCCCGCTCTGCTGATTGCCGTGCTTTGCGTTGTCAATCCGGGTGATGAGGTTGTTATTACGGACCCGCACTACGCATGCTATCCGGGAATGATTAAATCCGCGGGAGGTGTTCCCGTTACGGTCCCCGTGTATGCCGAAGAGAAATATCAAATTGATATGGCGCGGTTGAAAAAGGTTTTAAGTCCGAGAACAAAGGCGATTATCATCAACTCCCCCTCCAACCCCACCGGGGCGATTCAAATTGAAGAGACGCTTGCCGAAATATCATCGCTCGGAATTTTCGTTATATCGGATGAAATCTATCACGGGCTTGAATACGGCGTGAAGTCAAAATCGGTTTTGAATCATACAAACCGTGCGGTTGCGGTTAACGGATTTTCAAAACTGTGCTCAATGACCGGCTGGCGGCTTGGATATATGATAGCGCCGGAGCCGTTTATACGCGCCGCTCAGAAATTTCAGCAGAACCTCTTTCTGTGCGCGAACCCGTTTGTTCAACGCGGGGGGGAAGCGGCCGTTGAATATGTTTTTCCGCAAGCGGACGAAATTGCCGCAATCTATATGAAGCGCAGAGACGCGATGATAAAAGAGCTTTCCAAAGCCGGGATTTCTCCCTGCGGTGATCCGCGCGGGGCTTTTTATGTTTTTGTGAAGATTCCCGGTAAAAACACCGATTCGCGCCGGGTCGCGTCCAACATTCTTGAGAAAACCCATGTTGCCGTCACGCCGGGTTTTGATTTCGGCCGTGAAGGTGAGGGGCACTTGCGCTTTTCATACGCAACGGGGATTGATAAAATCAACGAGGGGATAACCCGAATCGTGGATTATTTGCAAAAAACATTATGA
- a CDS encoding triose-phosphate isomerase: MRKKLIAANWKMNKTRAEATDFTRVFAGKFSNSDCEITLFPPFTAIEAVAKEVDGKGMTVGAQDVFYENSGAYTGEVSCVMLADLGCAMVIAGHSERRHIFGESDELVAKKTHAVVRNGMGVLLCVGETDSQRIDGKEKDVVRQQLTSALKGVPPGLTTVAYEPVWAIGTGNNAKSGDIEEMHIFMRDVLGGIFGADSDGIKILYGGSINPGNASEIARVQGVDGMLVGTASLELESFVSIIEASLAD, translated from the coding sequence ATGAGAAAAAAACTTATCGCGGCGAACTGGAAAATGAACAAAACGCGCGCCGAAGCTACGGATTTTACCCGCGTTTTTGCCGGAAAGTTTTCAAATTCGGACTGCGAAATCACCTTGTTTCCGCCTTTTACTGCGATTGAGGCAGTTGCGAAAGAGGTGGACGGAAAGGGAATGACGGTTGGAGCGCAGGATGTTTTTTACGAAAACAGCGGCGCTTACACCGGAGAAGTTTCCTGCGTGATGCTTGCGGATTTGGGATGCGCAATGGTAATCGCGGGGCATTCGGAAAGGCGGCACATTTTTGGCGAGAGCGATGAACTTGTGGCGAAAAAAACACATGCTGTTGTTAGAAACGGAATGGGAGTGTTGCTGTGTGTTGGCGAGACCGATTCGCAAAGAATTGACGGAAAAGAAAAAGATGTTGTGCGTCAACAGTTAACTTCCGCGCTCAAGGGCGTTCCGCCCGGTCTGACAACCGTCGCATATGAGCCCGTGTGGGCGATTGGAACCGGAAATAACGCGAAATCCGGGGATATAGAGGAGATGCATATTTTCATGAGAGATGTTCTTGGCGGCATTTTCGGAGCGGATTCAGACGGCATCAAGATTTTATACGGAGGCAGTATAAATCCCGGAAATGCCTCGGAGATTGCCCGCGTTCAAGGAGTGGACGGCATGCTTGTGGGAACGGCAAGTCTTGAATTGGAATCATTTGTCAGCATAATAGAGGCGTCTTTGGCGGATTGA
- the secG gene encoding preprotein translocase subunit SecG — protein sequence MEVLTPFIETVHIVVALIMIVVILIQPSGTDELGTVFGGGTSESVFGAGGATPFLSKATRFMAIVFVSTSLLLGYISFTQSSESVFDGSVPQSQMIEFDGSTAPAEEGASGESSK from the coding sequence ATGGAAGTTTTAACGCCCTTTATAGAAACCGTCCACATTGTTGTGGCTTTGATAATGATAGTTGTCATTCTCATTCAGCCGAGTGGAACGGACGAGTTGGGAACCGTTTTCGGCGGCGGAACGTCTGAATCCGTTTTCGGAGCGGGCGGAGCGACCCCGTTTCTATCAAAAGCAACCAGATTTATGGCGATTGTTTTTGTGTCCACATCGCTTCTGCTTGGATATATTTCTTTCACGCAGTCATCAGAATCAGTTTTTGATGGCTCGGTTCCTCAGAGCCAGATGATTGAATTTGACGGTTCGACAGCGCCCGCAGAGGAAGGCGCATCCGGAGAGAGTTCCAAATAG
- a CDS encoding ferredoxin → MPYIIAEPCIDVKDKSCVEACPVDCIYEGDEQLFIEPNECIDCGACVDPCPVDAIFHEDEVPEKWHKFIKENSDFFEGKKDLKPATKD, encoded by the coding sequence ATGCCGTATATAATTGCAGAACCGTGCATTGACGTTAAGGACAAATCGTGTGTTGAAGCTTGCCCCGTGGATTGCATATACGAAGGGGATGAGCAGTTGTTTATTGAGCCCAATGAGTGCATTGATTGCGGAGCATGCGTTGACCCGTGTCCGGTGGACGCTATTTTCCATGAAGATGAAGTCCCTGAAAAATGGCATAAGTTTATCAAAGAGAACAGCGATTTCTTTGAGGGGAAAAAGGATCTCAAGCCCGCCACAAAAGACTGA
- the nth gene encoding endonuclease III — protein MKSLKNGISLSKRTAISLRGKRISSPPQKTDKSNPVKEKVSRVSVFLKKQYPDVRCHLNYNSAFELLIGSILSAQCTDKRVNEITPGLFKKYPDVASFASAKGSELEKDIFSAGFYKNKTKSIIGCCKGIADKHGDAVPDTMEELKALPGIGRKTANVVLGNWFGKPGIIVDTHITRLSRRLGMSSKNTAEGIEKDLMALVPRKDWTFFSNSLGEHGRQICKSRAPLCTRCGVSEFCVWSGKND, from the coding sequence ATGAAGTCCCTGAAAAATGGCATAAGTTTATCAAAGAGAACAGCGATTTCTTTGAGGGGAAAAAGGATCTCAAGCCCGCCACAAAAGACTGATAAATCCAACCCCGTCAAGGAAAAAGTTTCACGCGTCTCGGTTTTTCTTAAAAAACAATATCCTGACGTCCGCTGTCATTTGAACTACAACTCCGCGTTTGAACTGCTTATCGGTTCAATCCTTTCGGCTCAGTGCACGGACAAGAGGGTTAATGAAATCACTCCGGGGCTTTTCAAAAAATATCCTGACGTCGCCAGTTTTGCGAGCGCGAAAGGCTCCGAACTGGAAAAGGATATTTTCAGCGCGGGGTTTTATAAAAACAAAACGAAATCAATAATTGGTTGCTGTAAAGGAATTGCCGACAAACACGGCGATGCGGTTCCCGACACAATGGAAGAACTTAAAGCACTGCCCGGAATAGGCAGGAAAACCGCCAATGTGGTTCTCGGAAACTGGTTCGGTAAGCCCGGCATCATTGTTGACACACACATAACCCGTCTTTCCCGAAGGCTCGGAATGAGTTCAAAAAACACCGCCGAAGGCATAGAAAAAGACCTGATGGCGCTTGTGCCGCGAAAAGACTGGACATTTTTTTCAAACTCTTTGGGCGAACACGGAAGGCAGATTTGCAAATCGCGCGCGCCTCTTTGTACCAGATGCGGAGTTTCTGAATTTTGCGTATGGAGCGGAAAAAATGATTGA